One Besnoitia besnoiti strain Bb-Ger1 chromosome VIII, whole genome shotgun sequence DNA segment encodes these proteins:
- a CDS encoding putative oxidoreductase (encoded by transcript BESB_085280) → MKDKVAVVTGGNAGIGMETTRQLALWGVHVLVGCRRVEDVQKVADIVSQEHASNKERAKRKGQAAPVVPGEIHGFYLDLCDFDSVRRFAGWAHSESRGKIDILMNNAGLMSTDKLTMDKNTGFERHFVTNQLGPFLLTDLLLPAVKAAHGRIITISSAAHVTRSATFRPLDAALSPQAAEAVAAAMGRPLAELQGEPISEKNYDSKIMYGTTKMANIWFTKELQRRLAQDPKCRVTAYAAHPGLVRTGLMLRYSEGRITWYTAVFEAVYSMIAPLVLKTVRQGAATQLLLCVSDKEELEPGAYYKDGKANWVDYLAHDLEKQKELWEVSEIVCGLR, encoded by the coding sequence ATGAAGGACAAAGTTGCAGTAGTCACCGGGGGCAATGCTGGCATCGGAATGGAGACAACCCGTCAACTGGCTCTGTGGGGTGTACACGTTCTGGTCGGATGCCGGCGAGTGGAGGATGTGCAGAAAGTTGCAGATATTGTGTCGCAAGAGCATGCCAGCAACAAGGAACGAGCGAAGCGCAAGGGCCAGGCAGCTCCGGTTGTCCCGGGAGAAATTCATGGCTTCTATCTGGATCTCTGCGATTTCGACTCCGTTCGGCGCTTCGCGGGGTGGGCTCATTCCGAGAGTCGCGGCAAAATCGACATCCTGATGAACAATGCCGGCCTGATGTCCACTGACAAGTTGACCATGGACAAGAATACAGGTTTTGAGAGGCATTTCGTCACAAATCAGCTAGGGCCTTTCTTGCTAACCGATCTTTTACTTCCTGCGGTGAAGGCAGCACACGGACGGATTATTACTATCAGCTCAGCAGCCCATGTGACGCGTAGCGCAACGTTCAGGCCGCTAGACGCTGCATTATCGCCTCAAGCTGCTGAAGCAGTGGCTGCAGCTATGGGGCGGCCGCTCGCAGAATTGCAGGGGGAGCCGATAAGCGAAAAAAACTACGACTCCAAAATAATGTATGGAACCACGAAGATGGCAAACATCTGGTTCACGAAGgaactgcagcggcggctggctCAAGATCCAAAATGTCGTGTCACCGCGTACGCTGCTCATCCAGGTCTCGTGAGGACAGGATTGATGCTCCGCTATTCAGAGGGGCGCATAACCTGGTACACCGCAGTGTTCGAGGCGGTATACTCAATGATTGCTCCTCTGGTGCTGAAAACTGTTCGGCAGGGGGCTGCCACCCAGCTGTTGCTCTGTGTCAGTGACAAAGAAGAGCTTGAGCCCGGAGCATACTACAAGGATGGAAAAGCGAACTGGGTAGACTACCTTGCCCACGATCtagagaagcagaaggaacTGTGGGAAGTGAGCGAGATTGTGTGTGGCCTACGATGA